A single region of the Pyricularia oryzae 70-15 chromosome 4, whole genome shotgun sequence genome encodes:
- a CDS encoding trehalose-phosphatase, producing MSQDAASAPSDLGAQTQQPHQAGNGGTNSSHGTDNIAKRALKLGTSTSLSPELPPTGLQEEVPVTPGITTAAYHDFEFDNGESGGGPGYFSRRGQNMMTTPVGKGVEDDGLGPSASSSAPDPEVLKRINQFRLGGRKESLTNIRAMNPDLSLSGNIISATFNIPYSLEYRKGADWVLNPRRGQSALFDSLSHLSSDNTPWNHTVVAWTGEIEPPSDLPSPPATPPATTTNLPALNSLSKPIPVNGEAPAPAPSHAEGLWIPREDQLRLESQLSHNAKIKTSAVWLSDSNEATEEGITLKDQARWRRFAEHELYNLFHYKQHEPNDGRKERVQWADYYRMNQKFANKIIENYKPGDIVIIHDFYLMLLPSMLRQRAPHIYIAFFLHSPFPSSEFFRCLPRRKEVLEGVLGSNMIGFQSYSYSRHFSSCCTRILGYKSDARGVNVYGSRVEVGVFPIGIDAKKVEQLAWSDSVNKLVQQLQTQTTQGRKLIVGRDRLDSVHGVAQKLKAFERFLENYPEWRDKVVLIQVTSPTSIEEEKDESKVSTLVNELVLKINGMYGGLGFEPVRHFSQYIGQDEYFALLRGADIGLITSVRDGMNTTSMEYVVCQRDSHGPLILSEFSGTAGSLTDAIHINPWDFSAVADEINRALTMPPHKRQEMQTKLYEHVTTKTVHEWIGGVVAKLIQVLGSGQNPVKTPLLDRSALLRSYRAAGKRLFMFDYDGTLTPIVREPSAAVPTERLLQTIKALAADDRNAVWVISGRDQDFLSAHLGHIQNLGFSAEHGSFMKKPGSDEWENLADKFDMGWQEEVIAVFQKFTDKVEGPFIERKRCAVTWHYRPVVDQDLAQRLARECHKELEATVARKWEVEVMPGKMNLEVRPTFINKGAIAKRLVLDYNAELVAAGKNKLEFVLCMGDDFTDEDMFRSLNTLSVTADGATEPELKTEHVFSTTVGPSTKVTIARWHLLEPEDVVECVALLASGVSTELLANQGEGVAETVKPLRVSENNLAAISEVEGRVPDIE from the exons ATGTCGCAGGATGCAGCGTCGGCGCCGTCCGATCTAGGAGCCCAGACTCAGCAACCCCACCAAGCGGGCAACGGCGGTACCAATAGCAGTCATGGCACGGACAACATAGCCAAAAGAGCTTTGAAACTAGGGACCTCAACTTCGTTATCGCCAGAGCTACCACCGACCGGTTTGCAAGAGGAAGTACCTGTAACTCCTGGTATCACCACTGCCGCGTACCACGATTTCGAATTTGACAACGGCGAGTCGGGAGGAGGGCCGGGTTACTTCAGTCGACGTGGCCAGAACATGATGACAACGCCTGTCGGCAAGGGCGTCGAGGACGATGGCCTGGGCCCGTCCGCCAGTTCAAGTGCCCCCGACCCCGAGGTCCTCAAGAGGATAAATCAGTTCAGGCTGGGAGGCAGGAAGGAGTCGCTCACGAATATTCGGGCGATGAACCCTGACCTGTCGCTCAGCGGCAACATCATCTCGGCCACTTTCAACATCCCGTACTCTTTGGAGTACAGGAAGGGCGCCGACTGG GTACTGAACCCACGCCGAGGCCAATCGGCCCTTTTCGACTCCCTATCCCACCTCTCCTCCGACAACACGCCATGGAACCATACCGTAGTTGCCTGGACTGGCGAAATCGAACCGCCTAGCGATCTGCCCTCGCCGCCTGCTACGCCTCCCGCGACGACGACAAATCTTCCAGCGCTGAACTCTCTCTCAAAGCCGATACCCGTTAACGGGGAAGCTCCGGCCCCAGCGCCTTCCCACGCCGAGGGCCTGTGGATTCCTCGCGAGGACCAGTTGCGCCTTGAGAGCCAGCTGTCGCACAATGCAAAGATCAAGACCTCGGCCGTTTGGCTGTCCGATAGCAACGAGGCAACCGAGGAAGGCATTACGCTCAAGGACCAGGCAAGATGGAGGCGGTTTGCGGAGCACGAGCTTTACAACCTCTTCCACTACAAGCAGCACGAGCCAAATGATGGTCGCAAGGAGAGGGTGCAGTGGGCAGACTACTACAGGATGAACCAGAAGTTCGCCAACAAGATCATCGAGAACTACAAGCCGGGTGATATTGTTATAATTCACGACTTCTacctgatgctgctgcccaGCATGCTCCGGCAACGGGCCCCGCACATCTACATTGCCTTCTTCCTCCACTCTCCGTTCCCCTCCAGCGAATTCTTCCGTTGCCTGCCTAGGCGCAAGGAAGTCCTCGAGGGTGTCCTGGGATCCAACATGATCGGCTTCCAGAGTTACAGCTATTCACGTCACTTTAGCAGCTGCTGCACCCGGATTCTGGGCTACAAGTCCGACGCCAGGGGCGTTAACGTTTACGGATCTCGCGTTGAGGTTGGAGTTTTCCCCATTGGCATCGACGCCAAGAAGGTGGAGCAGCTGGCTTGGTCCGATTCGGTGAACAAGCTGGTGCAACAGCTGCAGACGCAAACTACTCAAGGGAGAAAGCTCATCGTTGGACGTGACCGCCTGGACTCAGTCCATGGTGTCGCACAGAAGCTGAAAGCATTCGAGCGCTTTCTCGAGAACTACCCGGAGTGGCGTGACAAGGTTGTGCTCATCCAGGTGACAAGCCCTACTAGCATTGAGGAAGAGAAGGATGAGTCCAAGGTCAGCACCCTGGTGAACGAGCTTGTGCTCAAGATCAACGGAATGTACGGTGGCCtcggattcgagccggtccGCCACTTTTCGCAGTATATCGGACAGGATGAGTACTTTGCGCTGCTTCGGGGCGCCGACATTGGACTTATCACGAGCGTGCGAGACGGTATGAACACAACATCGATGGAATACGTAGTTTGCCAGCGGGACTCGCACGGCCCATTGATCCTCTCCGAGTTTTCGGGCACAGCTGGAAGCCTGACGGATGCAATTCATATCAACCCTTGGGACTTTAGCGCCGTGGCCGACGAAATCAACAGGGCATTAACGATGCCGCCCCATAAACGACAGGAGATGCAGACTAAGCTCTACGAGCATGTCACAACCAAGACAGTTCACGAGTGGATTGGTGGAGTCGTCGCCAAGCTGATACAAGTCTTGGGATCCGGTCAGAACCCAGTCAAGACGCCACTGCTGGACCGATCTGCCCTCCTTAGGTCGTACCGAGCTGCCGGCAAGAGGTTGTTCATGTTCGACTACGATGGAACCCTCACACCGATTGTACGCGAGCCAAGCGCTGCGGTTCCCACCGAGCGCCTCCTTCAGACCATCAAGGCTCTGGCGGCTGATGACCGAAATGCTGTTTGGGTCATCAGTGGCAGGGACCAGGACTTCTTGTCCGCGCACCTGGGCCATATTCAGAATTTGGGCTTCAGTGCTGAGCATGGTAGCTTTATGAAGAAGCCAGGTAGCGATGAGTGGGAGAATCTTGCCGATAAGTTCGACATGGGCTGGCAAGAGGAGGTTATTGCTGTCTTCCAAAAGTTTACCGACAAGGTTGAAG GCCCATTCATCGAACGCAAGCGATGCGCTGTCACATGGCACTACCGCCCAGTTGTTGATCAGGACCTCGCTCAGCGCTTGGCACGGGAGTGCCACAAGGAACTGGAGGCCACTGTGGCGCGCAAGTGGGAGGTCGAGGTCATGCCCGGCAAGATGAACCTCGAGGTGCGCCCAACCTTTATCAACAAGGGTGCGATCGCCAAACGGCTGGTTCTCGACTACAATGCCGAGCTGGTCGCTGCTGGCAAGAACAAGCTCGAGTTCGTTCTCTGCATGGGTGACGACTTTACTGACGAGGACATGTTCCGATCCCTCAACACTCTGTCTGTCACGGCCGATGGTGCTACCGAGCCCGAGCTCAAGACGGAGCATGTTTTCAGCACAACTGTCGGACCCAGCACAAAGGTCACGATTGCGAGATGGCATCTGCTTGAGCCTGAAGATGTCGTGGAGTGCGTGGCATTGTTGGCTAGCGGCGTAAGCACCGAGCTCCTGGCAAATCAAGGCGAGGGTGTGGCGGAGACTGTCAAGCCCCTCAGAGTGAGCGAGAATAACCTGGCGGCCATTAGTGAGGTCGAGGGTAGGGTGCCCGATATTGAGTAG
- a CDS encoding acid phosphatase: MRASTVLSILSFTALGQGIRILQGNDDGWAEMYARTFFDTLTAAGNDVILSCPAENKSGSGSKDAEPEPRKDACEYNSCPAGSGPVGSDPNNKKLNWVNAYPVTGVRYGLDTFAPQIWNGQKPELVVTGVNVGSNRYILFPSGTVGAAVYAIEQGIPAIAFSGDNGGGARSFDPSGNATTPSAKVYAELATKLVTEVVAQGTPYLPDNTFLNVNFPKLTDACNTADKFKFVLSRIAVGVFSARDAEVCGTTRLPNELEIGLRKDCIISVSVGGKDKTTADADVQAVVNDKLKNILECLPK; the protein is encoded by the exons ATGCGTGCCTCAACAGTTCTCAGTATCCTCTCTTTCACGGCCCTCGGCCAAGGCATTCGTATCCTTCAAGGAAACGATGACGGCTGGGCTGAGATGTACGCAAGGACCTTCTTTGATACCCTTACTGCCGCTGGCAACGATGTGATCCTGTCGTGCCCTGCCGAGAACAAGTCCGGCTCTG GCTCAAAGGACGCTGAGCCCGAACCTCGCAAGGATGCTTGCGAGTACAACAGCTGCCCTGCCGGTTCCGGCCCAGTCGGCTCTGACCCCAACAACAAGAAGCTCAACTGGGTCAACGCATACCCGGTAACTGGTGTCAGGTACGGCCTGGACACATTCGCACCACAGATCTGGAACGGCCAGAAGCCTGAGTTGGTCGTTACCGGTGTCAACGTCGGCAGCAACCGCTACATCCTCTTCCCCTCGGGCACTGTCGGTGCCGCTGTGTACGCCATCGAGCAGGGCATCCCCGCGATCGCCTTCTCGGGTGACAACGGTGGCGGTGCCCGCTCCTTCGACCCCTCCGGCAATGCCACCACACCATCGGCCAAGGTCTACGCCGAGCTTGCCACCAAGCTTGTCACTGAGGTCGTCGCCCAGGGCACTCCTTACCTGCCCGACAACACCTTCCTCAACGTCAACTTCCCCAAGCTGACCGACGCGTGCAACACGGCCGACAAGTTCAAGTTCGTCCTGTCCCGCATCGCGGTCGGCGTCTTCTCGGCCAGGGATGCCGAGGTCTGCGGCACCACAAGGCTCCCCAACGAGCTCGAGATTGGGCTCCGCAAGGACTGCATCATCTCGGTCAGCGTTGGCGGCAAGGACAAGACCaccgccgacgccgacgtcCAGGCCGTCGTGAACGACAAGCTCAAGAACATCCTGGAGTGCCTGCCCAAATAA